A region from the Oncorhynchus clarkii lewisi isolate Uvic-CL-2024 chromosome 8, UVic_Ocla_1.0, whole genome shotgun sequence genome encodes:
- the LOC139415492 gene encoding rho-related GTP-binding protein RhoV-like, with protein sequence MPPQMDYYCEESRVPSSCGLMSQEAGLERESAPGLEREPAAISCMLVGDGAVGKTSMIVSYTTNGYPTEYKQTGFDVFCGQVQVEGAPVRIQLLDTAGQEVCDEFRSLSYSHTDVFLLCFSVVNPTSFHNVTNKWIPEIRACNPSAPIILVGTQSDLLLDVNVLINLDRCRVKPVLTNRAQSMAEKIRAVDYVECSSLTQKNLKEAFDAAIFAAIKHKARKEKKRRLSERRSKAFSKCSWKKFFCFI encoded by the exons ATGCCACCTCAAATGGATTATTATTGTGAAGAATCCCGCGTCCCGTCTTCATGCGGACTGATGAGCCAAGAGGCCGGGTTGGAGAGGGAGTCAGCGCCGGGGTTGGAGAGGGAGCCAGCGGCTATCAGCTGTATGCTGGTGGGGGACGGGGCGGTGGGCAAGACAAGCATGATAGTCAGTTATACCACAAATGGATACCCCACGGAATACAAACAGACCGGCTTTGATGTCTTTTGTG GTCAAGTCCAAGTAGAAGGAGCCCCGGTTAGAATACAACTATTGGACACAGCTGGACAG GAGGTGTGTGATGAATTCCGCTCCCTCTCCTACTCCCACACGGACGTCTTCCTGCTCTGCTTCAGTGTGGTCAACCCCACCTCCTTCCACAATGTCACCAACAAGTGGATCCCCGAGATCCGAGCCTGCAACCCCTCAGCTCCCATCATCCTCGTGGGCACCCAGTCCGACCTCCTGCTGGACGTCAACGTCCTGATCAACCTGGACCGTTGCCGGGTCAAACCGGTGCTGACCAATCGGGCGCAGAGCATGGCGGAGAAGATCAGAGCGGTGGACTACGTCGAGTGTTCTTCGTTGACGCAGAAGAACTTAAAAGAGGCGTTCGACGCGGCCATCTTTGCTGCCatcaaacacaaggccaggaaggagaagaagaggcgGTTGTCGGAAAGACGCAGCAAGGCCTTCTCTAAATGCAGCTGGAAGAAGTTCTTCTGTTTTATCTGA